From Juglans regia cultivar Chandler chromosome 6, Walnut 2.0, whole genome shotgun sequence, the proteins below share one genomic window:
- the LOC109012919 gene encoding class V chitinase-like, whose protein sequence is MPGVKAGYWIPAMAGNREFDGTINAGLFNHLYAGFALVNRDGFAGNIEQSVIVFPPGNVGKKFETFPNAVHDQNPNSKALLSIGGKGRSDDIAYVVSDRNRHIRFIDDSIKLARKFNYDGLDLCWLDPRAPNNINPDQLSTLLGRLLARWREALDEDAKETKPKLLLTAAVFHHRVIPGLADPNPIFSYPIQDLSDNLDWINVLAIDFYIPSNSPHHTGPVHAWRNPANLNLRCGSASIDNWINGIGTNTVKIETNKLVLGLPFYGYEWTLADNRQHDFFADANPANEGFSLEFRNIQAHYININAGRRVNDDAYGASYWRHETSWIGYDDVYSIATKVGEAFRGKHLGGYIAWHLTADDDQWTLSNAASKAWDDAINNP, encoded by the exons ATGCCTGGCGTGAAAGCCGGATACTGGATTCCTGCAATGGCCGGCAACCGCGAGTTCGATGGAACTATAAATGCCGGCCTCTTCAATCATCTCTATGCTGGCTTTGCCCTGGTCAATCGTGATGGGTTTGCTGGTAACATCGAGCAGAGCGTGATCGTTTTCCCTCCTGGCAACGTCGGGAAAAAATTCGAAACCTTCCCCAACGCCGTCCATGATCAAAACCCTAATTCGAAAGCCCTTTTATCCATCGGTGGTAAAGGCCGGTCTGATGACATTGCCTACGTGGTTAGCGATCGAAATAGGCATATAAGATTCATAGATGACTCCATAAAACTTGCCAGGAAGTTCAATTACGATGGCCTGGACCTCTGCTGGCTGGACCCGAGGGCCCCCAATAATATTAATCCCGACCAGCTGTCGACCCTTCTTGGCCGACTCCTCGCTAGGTGGCGAGAAGCCCTGGACGAGGACGCCAAGGAAACAAAGCCAAAGTTGCTTCTAACTGCAGCGGTCTTTCACCACCGGGTCATTCCTGGTCTTGCAGACCCAAATCCAATATTCAGTTATCCCATTCAGGATCTTTCAGACAACTTGGACTGGATCAACGTACTGGCCATTGACTTCTATATTCCCTCCAACTCACCCCATCATACTGGACCAGTTCATGCGTGGCGTAATCCTGCAAACCTGAACTTGAGGTGTGGAAGTGCAAGCATTGATAACTGGATTAATGGAATTGGTACTAATACTGTAAAAATTGAGACCAATAAGTTGGTCCTCGGCCTTCCATTTTATGGCTATGAATGGACTCTGGCAGACAACCGTCAACATGACTTCTTTGCAGACGCTAATCCAGCAAATGAAGGCTTCAGCTTAGAGTTCAGAAACATCCAGGCGCACTATATCAACATTAATGCAGGCCGTCGCGTGAATGATGACGCGTATGGTGCCTCCTACTGGCGTCACGAGACTAGTTGGATTGGTTATGACGATGTTTATAGCATCGCTACTAAGGTTGGGGAGGCGTTTAGGGGAAAACACTTGGGCGGTTACATTGCATGGCATCTGACCGCCGATGACGACCAATGGACTCTCTCAAATGCAG CTTCCAAGGCATGGGATGATGCGATTAATAATCCGTAA